One Arachis hypogaea cultivar Tifrunner chromosome 2, arahy.Tifrunner.gnm2.J5K5, whole genome shotgun sequence genomic window, GCATCGTCAAAACTTGGTACTATCATAATAAATCATAATAATAAGATGTGGAAATGTTGAAAGGGTTCTTCTTATAGTTTATACATCATGCAATTCAATTGAGAATGTGTATACTGCACAGCACCATGACTTTGAGCCACTGGAATGGCTTATTGTCCTCAATTGCAAAAACAAatttagaacaaataaaagtacacATGCTTTTACAAGACTGCTTTTCCTTTGTCATTATGGTTCTCATCTTGAGTATTATGACCTACAATAGATGTCACTTCTTGGCTACTTCGATCTTTTTGAAGAGAATCATCTCCAGTAGCTTCCACCAGTTTGGTACTTTGGTTGTTGGCAGGTTGACTAGCTTCAACAACTtccttttgtttgtttatttgttcGTTTTGTGGGAAATCTTCGGTGGTTGCAACTTGTTTACTACTTTGATTATCATTTTGGGGAGTGCTTGCCTCAACTTTGACATTTGCCACAGATGAGGAAGAATCCATTAGACTAGCAGCTATTGCAGCCTTcagttcctcatcttcaaagtcTGAATACATTTCCACTTCCCCAGATGAAAGAAATTGTTGTTGGCTCTCATTAGTTCTCTGATGTGGAGTCAGCCCTGAATTGCAAGACTTAGTTATCCTCTCAGCATCTTCAGGTGACAGCCACTGCCCAAAACCATTAGAAGATTCGGCTGAGGATATGGGAAACTCTTTTGGAAAATTTCCTCTTACTAGGAATATGCTCCACCCAAAGCCTTTCAAAGAATCAAGATAGGCTGAGAGGTAAAACTTAGAAAGGTGTTGTGGGGCTGCATAAAGACTGTCAAAATTATACCACTCTCCATTCACTTTACGGATACAAAACCAATGATCTTGCAAATGGCAAATAGAGGCATTTTCCAATTCAGGATCAATTTGAGCAGGCTCAGCAACAGGTGAGTCAAGAGGAATAACCTGTAGATCCCACACTTCCAAAGCCTTTTGTAAGACCTGAAGGAAAGGTCTTGCATAATTAAGTTCAActaattcataaaatttaaagcaCTAAATCTCTGAGCCCTAATTTTCCTGCTTAAAATAAAGATATGAACTAGGGAGCAAATATTTCactaaaaatctaaatatttttctCAAAGATACTTTCCCAAAGTTTCAAATTATACAAGGCACCAACATGAAAATTTATAGTTTTAACCACAAAAGATGTGAGTATATGACAATATATAAAAGAATAGCTGAAATTTGAGCAAGACAGCAAAGATAGTAAAATACAGAGCAAGTAAAATATATAAAGAGTGCTACAAATATCCCTTCCATGCTTAGACTATCAACAAAAGCTTATGCCAAAGACATCTAAATTATTTTTCCAATTCAAACCACATGGTGTGTGATGATAACATTAAGGTATCATTATTATATAAATTGTTTTAAATCATACCTAGTTGAATGTAATTCTACTTATATAGTGATATTGAAATCCAAaggtattaaaaaaaaacaatattaaaattgtataaagCAATTCTAGTCAATCAATTCAAACATGAACAACAATTCACATTCAATGTGAAAGTTCTTAAACCATAGTTGATGCAAGAAGATTAAGAGAGAGACAAATTGAAGATGATAAACCAAAATCAATGGTGTGACTCTGGTGCATTGATTCACTAATATAGAAGATGTGTATGAACAAGTTACAAgatcaagaagaagagagatacaAGAGAAAGTGAGAGAGATAAGGAAGAAGAAGCTTGAGGCGGAAGAAGCTGAGATGTTTCTGGAGAAACAGAATGCTCAAGCACACTACTAACACGAACTGAATTTTCCTCGTATACACTAGGTTCAAGTTGAGTTGCCTAACTAATTTTCACCTAGAGATAACTAACTCACACGCCATATTCAGCATGCCCCCTCAAGCCAGTATGGCTTGAACTCCAAAAAACACAGAAGACGATCCATCATTCAACATTCAATTTGGTCTACAAAATTGCATTGAATATTTCATATCCAAATAGTTCATTTACCCGGTTACCCCAAAACaaagactaaaaaaaatattatgtagaaTACACACGGCTTGCAAGGTCATCCCAATCTATCCCTACAAATATTTTAAACCGAACCCCATTCCAAGTCAACTTAGAACAAGATCTATCTTTAAAGACATGTCTGCAACAATTAAATGAGCTTTTAGTGAATGGGTGAAAAATGGATAGTGGGAGATAGATAGAAGTGCAACAATTGTTAAAACCAAGTCTACGAGCAACTACAAATTCAGAAGTAAAAAAACATCATCTAAACTATCTATGGGCAACTACAAATTCCAAAGTATAAACACATCATCTAAACTAAATATCTTTTAGAGTCACCTTTTGAAATCACTGCTACAATTTTGGTAGAAAATTATCTCAAAAAAGGGGTCGCACACCTATAGATACACAACCATTCAGTTAGGAGGTGAAGTGTTTGTGTGCCGTGAACAAAGCAAAAATTAGAATATGTCCTCACATAAGAGGCCTCTAAAAAATCTGCATTCCTAgatgttaaaaagaaaaaaataatattagactCAGCAATTGGTCCGGTGAAAATATCACTTAACAGAGCAATGATAATCTTCTGCATGCTCCCTCaaataattagataattaaagTACTTCCAGATAAACAATGTTCACATCACATATTAATAGTTATTAAAACAATGCCTAATTTCATACATTTTCAGTTCTCATGTCCAAGTTGGATAAGTCTGCTACACTAACACAATAAGTTATACATTTTCTTATTCAATCCAATTACACAtcatataaaaattgaaattttcaaATAGATGTATTGAGGAAATAAACCTGGATGCTGAAATCTCCATCGAGGGAGACATTGTGCGACTCCTCAGAAAGAAAATCTCCGGAAGAGAGTGCGGCTGGGAGCATCATCTGTCGCTCCCTGCGATCGAGATCGGAGGCGAGAGCAGCGAGATCAAATTCGGAGAAGAACGGACCCTGCAGCACCGTGTTGACGCAATGCACAGCGCAAAGCTTGGACTCTTGTACCTCATGGTACAACATGCCACCGTTGCTCGCACCATCCATCATCGTAggtgattgaattggaagaaagggATTCGCATGAACGAAGAAGTAAAGGAAGGAAGAAACCCTAGAATTTGTGGTGTGTTGGGAGATTttgatagtttgaaagaaaagcaagaaacagGAGAGAGAAAGACACCATATGGCCAAGGAGAAAGAGAGGGGAAAAAGATCAGAGTCAGAGTGGAAcagaaaatctttaaaaatatatatattaaatatactttttttagtttattttagattttaagtAGTAATACCAaggaatattaatataaaaatgttttaaaaaatataaaattaaattttaaatttatttattgaaaagatactaaaaaatatatgtatttattttaaaataaaaaaaataaaaatttaactttaGCATAAAAAAAAGCTTacttttttataaatacataGGTTAGTTTTATAAATGATTATTCTTtcagttatttattaattttaattagtttcaGGTAGAAAACATTAGTTTCTGACTCATTAGAGAAATGAATAAAACAAATTTAACGATCATAAACCTATTTTTATGATATAGTAGAAATCTAAAATGACAATCTGAAACTCAATTTTAATTCCAGATTTACATTAGTTATTGGTgggttcattttttttttgtcatgggctGAGCCATTGGGTTTATTTTCGTCCATTTATTATTATCAGGTCTTGGCAAATGCTATATAGGAAGTCTCGGGGCACAGGCTCAAGCATAGCAAAtggaataataaattaataagtgAATTTTTGGCGAAAATGattatttatttcataaaaagacatgttttaacattttaaattatgAATCTGTTTATTTAATTTGCATTCACCAAACACTTTACATGGATAAGTCACCAATCTTAATTTGAGGAGGTTAAATAgagttaattaaaattttgagattatcttaaaatactatataaattttaaaaatcattttgAATCTTTACATATGAGTGATAAAAGGAGCAAATATGATTGTGGCAACATAACATCTTTGTAAAAGTCCAAAGCTTGGAAGGAAATTATTCATATTTGCCTAAGTTTCAATTTAATTCTAGAAAGATTGGAAGGGTGCTTGAATCTCCTTCGGGGGATGGATAGCTTAAAAAGCCTGACCTTACAAAATGTCTCTTACACTCCAAGGGAGGAGCATTAGGTGTGTCAACAAAAATATTTAGAACTTGAATAAAATCCAACAAAATTTTGGCAAAGAATGTTTagaattgtttttaaaaaaaagataatgtcacttttattttttataatactatTCATTTTATTTCACAAATTCATAtaaatagaatgaaaaaaatcatgcaaaaaacattattaaaaatgaaaataatattattatttttctcattttggcCAATAAATTTTTAGTTTGACAAGCTTGTGCggatcttttcttttcaattttgcaTTACACATTATTTTTTGTTTGGGTTAATTTTCAGTAGTTACTCTACATGATTACAGAAAAACTGAAGTgagaattttcattatttttaaagaatttagaaattaaaaatttctaaataCTTCATAGTTTTATTCTGTAGGAAATGATTATAAGACATTGTTAACAAACGTAAAAATtctttagaaataaaataaatttctaaacaaaatttatttaaaacattatatacataaatatttttgttattagagATAAAATCAATCGCATTcactttgattttgaaaaaaaataatttgaaacaaATGAAGCTCGACACATGAGAGTAGAGCATAAAATAGACAGATACAAAAGCAAATATAAACATAAGGTTAACAATCCTATGTCATCTTCGATATTGGCATCAACAACCAATAGGATCAATATCAGTCCACTCCTTGTAGCTCAAAAACGTCATGTTCTGTATGACATCAACATTTACTTCTTTATTGTTGAAAATCTTGTTATTGCGTTCCAACCATACGTTCTAAATAGCCGCAAAGAACCCAGTCAGCCACCTCTTCTGCTCCTCTTTTCTATTAGGTGTTCCATTCCAACTCTCAAACAAGCCTTTAATGTTTTCTGGTACAACCCAATCTCTATGAAAACATCTCAACTAGACGCACCACAC contains:
- the LOC112749413 gene encoding ataxin-3 homolog, whose protein sequence is MMDGASNGGMLYHEVQESKLCAVHCVNTVLQGPFFSEFDLAALASDLDRRERQMMLPAALSSGDFLSEESHNVSLDGDFSIQVLQKALEVWDLQVIPLDSPVAEPAQIDPELENASICHLQDHWFCIRKVNGEWYNFDSLYAAPQHLSKFYLSAYLDSLKGFGWSIFLVRGNFPKEFPISSAESSNGFGQWLSPEDAERITKSCNSGLTPHQRTNESQQQFLSSGEVEMYSDFEDEELKAAIAASLMDSSSSVANVKVEASTPQNDNQSSKQVATTEDFPQNEQINKQKEVVEASQPANNQSTKLVEATGDDSLQKDRSSQEVTSIVGHNTQDENHNDKGKAVL